The proteins below are encoded in one region of Festucalex cinctus isolate MCC-2025b chromosome 2, RoL_Fcin_1.0, whole genome shotgun sequence:
- the gpr61 gene encoding G-protein coupled receptor 61, whose product MEHLITPSPSWNTSHQGLPSFPPSVGQAGVEANQSLALFAMLIMDVLAVVGNLTVMIVISKTPHLRKFAFVFHLCLVDLLAALVLMPLGMAPDGVLADEALCRSYLCLSVCLVSAAILTICAINVERYYYIVHPMRHEVKMTVRVVATVLAGVWIKAIVMSSLPFLGWLLQGNQAVASGPLLTPGQARCSLHWAGGGTTRLIFMVFFTFIYFLCPMLIILVVYCNMFKVARVAAMHHGPHPTWMDTSRQRSESASSHSTMAASLGGTGSRNTPQRTFGGGKAAVVLVAVGGQFLCCWLPYFAFHLYSAAVSSSPASLAQLEGVVTWIGYFCFTSNPFFYGCLNRQIREELGRHLACLFKRAESGQGEQLPSREASIEENFLQFLQGTACNLEPCNSHGRVSQQETEHEGLQESSALQNMPADFHIPGQILEETLEIIQEQKLSNQRHALGNSKTLPEM is encoded by the coding sequence ATGGAGCACCTCATCACACCAAGTCCCTCCTGGAACACTTCCCACCAGGGACTCCCCTCGTTCCCCCCCAGCGTGGGCCAGGCCGGAGTCGAGGCGAACCAGTCTTTAGCTCTGTTTGCCATGCTCATTATGGACGTCCTGGCCGTGGTGGGGAACCTCACTGTGATGATCGTCATAAGCAAAACGCCACATCTGCGCAAGTTCGCTTTCGTGTTCCACCTGTGCTTGGTGGACCTGCTGGCGGCGCTGGTGCTGATGCCACTGGGGATGGCGCCCGACGGGGTGCTGGCGGACGAGGCGTTGTGTCGAAGCTACCTGTGCTTGAGCGTTTGCCTGGTGAGCGCGGCCATCCTCACCATCTGCGCCATCAACGTGGAGCGCTACTACTACATCGTGCACCCCATGCGCCACGAGGTGAAGATGACGGTCAGGGTGGTGGCGACGGTGCTGGCGGGGGTCTGGATTAAAGCCATCGTCATGTCATCGCTGCCTTTCCTGGGCTGGCTGCTCCAAGGCAACCAGGCTGTGGCATCTGGTCCGCTGCTCACCCCTGGTCAGGCACGCTGCTCCCTCcactgggcaggaggcgggacCACTCGTCTGATCTTCATGGTCTTCTTCACCTTCATCTATTTCCTGTGCCCCATGTTGATTATCCTGGTGGTCTACTGCAACATGTTCAAGGTGGCCCGAGTGGCGGCAATGCATCACGGCCCGCACCCGACTTGGATGGACACATCACGGCAACGCTCCGAGTCGGCCAGCAGCCACTCCACCATGGCCGCCAGCCTCGGAGGGACCGGCTCCCGCAACACTCCCCAAAGGACCTTCGGTGGCGGGAAGGCCGCGGTGGTTCTGGTGGCGGTGGGTGGCCAGTTCCTCTGCTGCTGGCTGCCGTACTTCGCTTTCCATCTCTATTCGGCTGCGGTTTCGAGCTCGCCTGCCTCGCTGGCCCAGCTGGAGGGCGTGGTCACGTGGATCGGTTATTTCTGCTTCACCTCCAACCCCTTCTTCTACGGCTGTCTCAATCGTCAGATTCGGGAAGAGCTTGGCCGCCACCTGGCCTGCCTTTTCAAGCGGGCCGAATCCGGTCAGGGGGAACAGCTGCCCAGCCGCGAGGCCTCCATCGAGGAGAACTTCTTGCAGTTCCTTCAGGGTACGGCGTGCAATCTGGAGCCGTGTAACTCTCACGGCCGAGTGAGTCAACAGGAGACGGAACATGAAGGCCTACAGGAATCTTCTGCTCTGCAGAACATGCCAGCTGACTTCCACATCCCCGGACAGATTCTTGAGGAAACCTTGGAGATCATACAAGAGCAAAAACTCAGCAACCAACGCCATGCGTTGGGAAATTCCAAAACGTTACCAGAGATGTAG